The Pseudomonas cavernicola DNA segment ATGGCGAGTCTTGCAAGCTCGGTTGCAAATGTGCAGCGTGACTGGTGAAAATGGAAATTCTGCAAAACGCTTAACTGACGGTTCCTTGCCTTTTCTCTGAGATGAAAAAGCTCCACATTTATTGCAGGGCTTTTGTCGCTTGCGCGCCGCGCATATGGATTTCCAAAGCGAGTCAGAAACAGAAGGTCCTTGTTATTGGTGTCTGCAAGAGCTTCACGTTTCAACCGTCGGGTGTCATATGCATATTGCTTTAGACGCTCCAATAGTGATTTAGTAATCCAAACGAAGCCGGATACGTTATATTTGGTTGCTACTCTAGGTGTCGCGTCTGGGCCAACATGTATTTTATAAAGTCCGCTAACACCAGGCTCCGGCAATGCATTATTTATAGTTTGAATTTTTAAGTCGGAAATAGTCTGTATGCGCAGGCCGCTGAAGAATCCGAGCAGCAGCATAAGATATAATTCTTGTGACCCGTGAGTACGAGAAAACTCTAGAAGAGAATCCCGATCATTTGCGGAAATGGGAAGAAGGCCATCCTCGAGGCGATCTGAGGTAGATCTCCGATTCGGTATCATAAGATCAGTTGAAACGCATTCGATTGCACGCTTGAACCCGAAAACGTCGTGAACATGAATTCCGATGTTGCGCTCGGTCCACAGCGGCCAGTCGGAAGATATGATCTTATTTGTTTGAAGCCAACGGTATAGCTGTATGGCTACTCTCATTCTTTGGGTGACGGTTGCAGGGGCAAGGTGTCCGTCACCACGCTGTTTGATTAGAAAGCCGCGGTATCTATTCAGACATCTGTCGGCTTTTCTAACTGGAAAATGCCACCAGTCAACGCATGAAAACTCTAGCCAGTTCGCGTAGGACAATAGCGATACGGCTTTAGCATCGACTGTGGCGAGCGTAAGGTCTCGATCTAAAGCCTGCTCCATGAGCCATAAGTTGACTTCGCGCCAGGGCTTCCCGTCAGCCCAAAATAACTGCGGTAATGAATTAATCGGATTTGTGTGTTGAACCGCTGACCAAGTTACTTGTTTGTCCAGAACTACCGCTCTGTGCTGTTTGAAATTAATCGCTTCGATAGTCGCCATAGTTGTCTGCCTCTGATCAGGCGCGGCCCTGATCAAACGACGGATGTAGGCCAGCCTCTAAGGAGTCTTTCTACGTTAGGCGATATCGACGGCCTGTCCATGGTTGTACGATGAACGGTGCGCTGCGATGTGGGTAACTAATCCGTACCCGCCATCCTTGGGTAGGTCGGCGGGCGCCAGGTTCAAGGTGATGCGGCGCGGGGGGAAGTCGAAGCCGGAATTGAGGATGGCGCTGCGCACCCGATCCTTACTTTCCTTGACCGCCGTTTCCGGCAAGCCGACCAGTGCCAGCGACGGCAGGCCGTTGGCCAGATGGGCTTCGACGGTGACCGCCGGGGCTTCGACGCCGACTTGTGCGCGGCTATGGACGATGGCCAGAGACATGGATCATTCCTTGATCACATGCCGCTCACGCCGAGTGCGTTACTCGGTGGGCGGCGAAAGTTTGGCTTCGAGCTCGGTGACTTTGGCTTCCAGGGCCTCCAAGCGCGCGCGAGTGCGCGCCAGCACGGCCATCTGGCTGTCGAACTCTTCCCGGCTGACTAGGTCCAGCTTGCTGAAACCGCTCTGCAACAGGGCTTTGAACTGAGTTTCAAACTCGCTACGCGGCAACGGACTATCGCCGTTGAACAGACGGGAGGCGTGAGCGCTGAGGGCATCGAGCAAGGCTTTTGGCGGCAGCATGGCGGGGTTCCAGACAAGACGGTCGGCAGTGTAACACGCAGCGCCCGGCCTAAACGGGCGCGGCGTTTTGCACGATTTTGAGCGCTGGCGGGGCGCACCGTGCACTGTTGTTGTGCGTGACTCGCTTGCGCAATCCGGTCACGACACGGTTTTCAGGCAGTAAATGCCTGAAAACTATGCTTTTCATTGAGCTGGCAAGCTTTCTGCTTAGTGACCTATGACGCATGCACCGATGCAGTTCGGTGCGTAAGGCGAAGCGGGGAGTTGTTTCGCCAAGAGCGATTGGCTGTTGTCGGAGTAGCCACAGCGAGGGAGCCCGACGCGTTACAAAGCCAGACACTGCGCTTAGACTTGAGTCGGGTTCGTTTTTCCTGGGGCAAGTCCACCAATACGGGAGAGAGTTTCATGAAGTTAGTCACTGCCATCATCAAACCGTTCAAGCTGGACGATGTGCGCGAGTCGCTGTCGGAAATCGGCGTGCAGGGCATCACTGTTACTGAAGTTAAAGGTTTCGGGCGGCAGAAAGGCCATACCGAGCTGTATCGCGGCGCCGAATACGTGGTCGACTTCCTGCCCAAGGTGAAGATCGACGTGGCCATCGCCGACGACCAACTGGATCGCGTGATCGAGGCCATCACCAAGGCTGCCAACACCGGCAAGATCGGTGACGGCAAGATCTTCGTGGTCAACCTGGAACAGGCCATCCGCATCCGTACCGGCGAAACCGGCACCGACGCAATCTAAGCCGCCGAACCCAACGCCCCAGGAGAAAACAATATGACTCTGCGTAAGCTCGCAGGGCTAGGAGCCCTGTTGTCCCTCGTTACCCCCACCCTGGCCATGGCCGCTGACGAGGTTGTGTTGAATAGCGGTGATACCGCGTGGATGCTGACCGCCACCGCACTTGTACTGTTTATGACCGTCCCCGGCCTGGCGCTGTTCTACGGCGGCATGGTTCGTTCGAAGAACGTCCTCTCGGTGATGATGCAGTGTTTCGCAATCACCGGTCTGATCAGCATTCTGTGGGTCATCTACGGCTACAGCATCGCGTTCGACACCACCGGCATGGAACAAGGGGTGATCAACTTCAACTCCTTCGTTGGCGGCCTGTCCAAGGCCTTCCTCGCCGGCGTCACGCCCGCCAGCCTGACCGCAGCCTTCCCGGAAAGCGTGTTCATCGTCTTCCAGATGACCTTCGCGATCATCACGCCAGCGTTGATCGTTGGTGCCTTCGCAGAGCGCATGAAATTCTCCGCCATGCTGATCTTCATGGCCGTGTGGTTCACCCTGGTGTATGCACCCATTGCCCATATGGTGTGGAGCGGCAACGGCGGCTTGATGTGGGACTGGGGCGTGCTGGACTTCGCCGGCGGCACCGTGGTGCACATCAACGCTGGTGTCGCCGGTCTGGTCGCCTGCCTGGTGTTGGGCAAGCGTAAGGGCTACCCGACCACCCCGATGGCGCCGCACAACCTCGGCTACACCCTGGTCGGCGCCGCCATGCTGTGGATCGGCTGGTTCGGCTTCAACGCCGGCTCCGCGGTCGCGGCCAACGGCACCGCCGGCATGGCCATGCTGGTGACCCAGATCGCCACCGCTGCCGCTGCCCTGGCTTGGATGTTCGCCGAATGGCTGACCCACGATAAGCCGAGCGCTCTGGGCATCGCCTCGGGTGTGGTGGCCGGTCTGGTGGCCATCACTCCGGCGGCCGGCACCGTTGGGCCGATGGGCGCCCTGGTGATCGGTCTGGCGGCTGGCGTGATCTGCTTCTTCTGCGCCACCAGCCTGAAGCGCAAGCTCGGCTATGACGACTCCCTGGACGCTTTCGGCGTGCACGGTATCGGCGGCATCGTCGGCGCTCTGCTGACCGGCGTGTTCGCGGCGCCGGCGCTGGGTGGCTTCGGCACGGTAGAAGACATCGCCGCACAAGTCTGGATCCAGTTCAAGGGTGTTGGCTTCACCGTGGTCTACACCGCCATCGTTACCTTCGTGATCCTCAAGGTGATCGACCTGGTGATGGGCTTGCGCATCAGCGAAGAGGAAGAGACCGTCGGTCTCGACCTGGCTCAGCACAACGAGCGAGGCTATAACCTGTAAGCGTTCGGCGCTGCAAAAAAATGCCCGGCACTGCCGGGCATTTTGCTTTTTGCGGCAAGCTTGAGGATCGCTTTCGCGTCGAGCCGTGGCTGCCGCATGGCGGAACTCCGGCAATAAGACAAAAGCGTCTAACAAGCACTCTTTGCTTTTTCTCGCAGCGCGCTAGAATGCGCGCCGAAACTGCGGAGATCCGTATGTGGCAGCAAAGCGTGATCACCTTGCGTGCACGGCCGCGCGGCTTTCATCTGGTGACTGACGAAGTGCAGGCGGCTTTGCCGGAACTGCGCGCTTGTCGGAGAGGTCTGTTGCACCTCTGGTTGCAGCACACCTCGGCCTCGTTGACCATCAACGAGAATGCCGACCCGGCGGTGCGCCGCGATTTTGAGCGTTTCTTCAACCGTCTGGTGCCGCAAGGTACGAGCGGTTATGAGCACGATGATGAAGGCCCGGATGATCTACCGGCGCATTTCAAGGCCAGTTTGCTCGGCTGTCAGTTGAGTCTGCCGGTGGCGGATGGGTGCTTGGCGCTGGGCTGGTGGCAAGGGATTTATCTCGGCGAGCATCGCGATCACGCGGGTTCGCGCCGAGTGCTCGCCACCTTGCAGGGCGAGACTCTTTGAATTTTTTCCGGCAATGTTCGAAAGCGGACGCAGCTGGGCTATAACTAACCTGCTTTTCGCAAGTCATGAGGTTAAACATGAGCGACGAAGATCTGGAACAAGACGAGCTGGAAGGTGGCGCCGAGGATGAAGGCGAGGAACTGGCTGCCGCGGATGACGGCGCCGATGATGACGGTGATAGCGATGGTGAGCCGCTGGTCAAGTCTGGCAAGAAAGCCAAGGCGGCGGTCGACATCGACGAGCTGCCGAGTATCGAGGCTAAGCAGAAGGAACGCGATGCTCTAGAGCGGGCCATGCAGGAGTTTCTCTCGCGTGGCGGCAAGGTGCAGGAAGTCGAGCCGAACGTGGTGGCCGACCCGCCGAAGAAGCCGGACAGCAAGTACGGCAGCCGGCCTATTTAAGTGTCCGGATGCTGACGAAAAAGCCCGCCGTTTGGCGGGTTTTTTCTTTGTGCGCCAGGCATGGCGCGTTGCGCGTAAGCGCAGCCAGCTTGGCTGTGGTGGCCACGCTGGTGACTTGGAGGTGAAAGTCCTCTGCACACCCGGCAAGGGGAAGTGTTAGTCGAAGGCAAGGGTGTCGCGGGCGACTGCGAATCTGAAGGAAGCCCTAGGCAAAATGCTGGCCTGACGAACAGGAAGCGGATAGAGGCGGCGTGGTGGGGTGAGGTGGCAAAGATCACTAAAGCCCAATACTTGCACGGAACGCTACGACGTAGATCCGACAGGCATAAGCAGGAAGGTCGCGCGAATTACCCTGGGAGATCTGTACGTTTGCCACTGTGCTACCTCGCGCCGCGAGGCGCCGGGATGAGCGTGCAGAAGTCAGCCGAGGCCATAGTAAGTGGCGAATAACCGCGCCACCAAGGGCCGAACAGGTTATGCCGCCAGTAGGCGTCAGAGTCTCGTTGAATACCGAAATGCAGAAATTTCTCCCAGAGAAGACTGTTACTCCGAGTCCCGGACAAAATCCGAGGGCAACGACTGACAGCGTGCAGGTATCGACGGCGTCTGTGGCGTGGACGAAAGCGGAGCCGGACACGCTGATGGCGCGGGTACTTGCACCGGCCAACCTCAAGCGTGCGTATCACCGCGTGGTCAGCAACAAGGGCGCGCCGGGTGCCGATGGCATGACGGTCGACGAATTAGCGGGCTACGTGAAACAGTATTGGCCAACCCTCAAGGCAAGGCTGCTGGCCGGCGAGTATCACCCACAAGGTGTACGCGCCGTCGAAATTCCCAAGCCCAAAGGCGGCACAAGACAGCTGGGTATCCCCAGCGTCGTGGACCGCTTGATCCAACAGGCACTGCTGCAACAGCTCACGCCGATCTTCGACCCACTGTTCTCAGATTACAGCTACGGCTTCCGTCCGGGCAGAAGCGCTCACCAAGCTATCGAAACAGCCCGTGCCCATGTGGCGGCGGGTCACCGCTGGTGCGTGGAACTCGATCTGGAGAAGTTCTTTGATCGGGTCAGCCACGATGTGTTGATGGCCCATGTGCAGCGTCAAGTTGAAGACAAACGGGTGCTCAGGCTTATTCGCCGTTATCTCGAGGCCGGAGTGATGTCGGGCGGGATCGCCAGTCGACGGCAGGAAGGGACGCCGCAAGGCGGCCCGCTCTCGCCGTTGCTGTCGAACATTCTGCTCAACGAGCTCGACCAAGAGCTGACGCGGCGGGGCCATCGCTTCGTGCGTTATGCCGATGACGCGAACATTTACGTGCGCAGTCAGCGGTCTGGCGAACGAGTGATGGCCAGCGTTGAGCGCTTCCTGAGTCAGCGACTGAAACTGGTGCTGAACCGGGATAAGAGCCGAGTGGCACGCTCGTGGGTTTGCGACTACCTGGGCTATGGGATGAGCTGGCATCAACAACCAAGACTGAGAGTGGCCCCCCTGAGCCTGCGTCGCTTGCGCGACCGACTCAGGGGGCTGCTGCGCCGCGCGCGGGGCTGCAAGATGGCGACTGTCATCGAGCGGATAAACCCAGTGCTGCGCGGCTGGGCCGGCTACTTCAAGCTGAGCCAGAGCAAGCGGCCACTTGAGGAGCTTGATGGCTGGGTTCGCCATAAACTTCGTTGTGTCATTTGGCGCCAATGGAAACGGCCCTCTACGAGGGCGCGCAACCTGTTGCACCTAGGACTCAGCGAAGCGCGGGCCTATACATCAGCGGGCAACGGTCGAGGCCCATGGTGGAACTCGGGAGCGCCACATATGAATCAGGCGTTACCGAAGAAGCTGTGGGATCAACTCGGAGTGGTCTCGATACTGGATACGATAAACGGGCTTAGCCGCATAACTTGAACCGCCGTATACGGAACCGTACGTACGGTGGTGTGAGAGGACGGCGGCTGTGAAGCCGCCTCCTACTCGATTTAGCGCGGCGGCTCTAGCCTTGTAAGCCTTGTAGGCTGGGTAGAGCGAAACGACAAAACGGCAGGGAAGCCGTTTTGCACAGCTTTAGCTGCCCGCAGGGCGAGGTGCATGAATGCACCTCATGAAACCCAGCGGCGAGCAGAACTGGGTTTTGGCGCAAAGCACCTTTACCCAACCTACGTCTTGGCCCATCCGCGCAGCACGGCCGGTAGCTCGGCCAGGCTATGAATCTCGGCGTCGGGGCGCTCGGTGGCGCTCCAGTCCTTGTGCTCGGGGTTGAACCAGATCGCGCGCATCCCGGCCTCACGGGCGCCTTGAATGTCGTCACTGGGATGGTCGCCGATATGCACGGCGGCGCTGGCAGCCACGCCGGCACGCTGCAGGGCGGCACGAAACGGTCGTGGATCGGGTTTACCGACCCCCAGCTCTTCGGCGCACAGCGCGAACTGGAAGTAATCGGCCAGGCCCAGGCGGCGTACGTCGGCATTGCCGTTAGTGATTACGCCGAGGATGAAGCGGCCGGCGAGGAGCTCCAGGGTCGGCACGGTTTCGGCAAACAAGGTGATGCGATGGCGGGCATGGAGCATCGCCTGGAATGCGCCCTCGGCCAGGGCCATGGCTTCCTGATGAGGGTAGCCGACACCTTCCAGGGCGTGGAATAGCGTGCGTCGGCGCAATTCGCTGAGCCGGTGCTTGAGCGTCGGCTCGCTTTCCAGCAGCTTGCTGCGGATGGCCCACAAATGCTCGACTGGCAATGCGCCCAGCTGCGGTGCATGGATTGTCAGCCAGTCGCGCATCGCGGCTTCCGCGCCTTCAATCACCGGGCGGTTGTCCCAAAGGGTGTCGTCGAGGTCGAAGGTGACCAGTTGAATACTCATTTAGTCTTCTCGGGCAGAGCGAGAGCTGCTGCGCTTGTTGATCTGGCGTTGAAAGCCGGCTCGGCCTGCTCATTTACGCTTTGTAGACTCTGCGGCTTCACCTGTTTTTGCCTTGTCCCATCTTCGCTCGGAACGCTCTCGCGCTGCCCGGCTTTGGCTCGTTTGGCCCGAGGGTGGGCGCTGTCATAGACTGCGGCCAGATGTTGGAAGTCCAGATGGGTGTAAATCTGCGTCGTGGCGATATCGGCATGCCCGAGCAACTCCTGCACGGCGCGCAGATCTTGCGAGGACTCAAGCATATGGCTGGCGAATGAGTGTCGCAGCATGTGTGGGTGCAGATGCTGACCCAGTTCGCGGACCCCGGCTTGGCGCACCCGTAGCTGAATCGCCCGCGGGCCCAAACGGCGGCCCTGCTGGCTGATGAAGACCGCACCATCCGAGGGATTGGCCAGGGCGCGCAGCGGCAGCCAATTTTCCAGCGCCTGGCGAGCCATGCGACCGACTGGCAGCACGCGCTGCTTGCCGCCTTTGCCGAGCACCTGCACCAGGCCATCGGCCAGATCGAGTTGCTGCAGGTTCAATCCGGTCAGTTCGGACAGGCGCAATCCGGAGGAATAAAACAGTTCGAGGATGGCCTGGTCGCGACGGGCGATAAAGTCGTCCTCCACCGCGCCGTCGAGCAATTGCAGGGCGCGGTCGGCATCCAGCGTGCGCGGCAAACGGCGTTCGCGCTTAGGTGGGGACACACCGCTGGCGGGATCATGCAGGCAAATACCTTGGCCGATCAGAAACTGGTAGAGACCACGGGTTGCCGAGAGGAGCCGCGCCAGGCTGCGGCCCGACAGGCCTTGCTGGTGCAGGCGGGCGATGAAGCTACGCAGGCTACGTACATCGAGCTTGGCCCATTCGGCGATGGCCTGCTGGTCGCAGAGTTCGAGCAACTTCAGCAAATCACGCCGGTAGGCTGCGAGGGTATTCGGCGACATTTGCCGTTCACTGCGCAGGTGTTCCAGGTAGGCGTCGAGACAGGCTTGCATGAAGACTCCGGCGCTGGCGGTGCGGTGCACCGTTGGTGGGTTACGCCCTGCGGGCTAACCCACTCTACAACCTCAAGCTGCTTTCAGCGTACCGAGCGTAGCGGTGTGGCGAAGCGCGGCAAGACGCGGGCAAGGACTTCGGCGATGTAGCCGAGAAACAGCGTGCCTAGGGAGCTTTTGTAGTGCTGCGGATCGGGGCTGCCAATCGCCAGGACGCCATGCAGGCCTTGATAAGTCAGGGCGACCACGGCGACGGAGCCGACGTTCTCGCGTTCTTCTTCGCCGAACAGGAAGGCCAGTTCATGGCTACGCAGCACGCCACAGATGGTCTTGCCGCCAGCCAGCAGCCCGCCGATGGCTTGATGGGCCTCGGCACTGCTGACCCAGCGACCGACCGGCATCGGCGTTTCATTGAACAGAATCAGACTGACGAAAGGGACCTGGAACTCATGGCGCAGGCTGTCTTCCACCGCACTGACCACTTCTTCCAAACTCACCGCGTCGAGCAAATCGAGCACCAGGCGGCGAGTCTTGTCGAACAGGCGGTCGTTGTCGCGCGCCACGTCCATCAGCTGTGACAGACGATGGCGCATCTCGATGTTGCGCTCACGCAGCAGTTTGACCTGGCGCTCGACCAGCGACACTGCTTCACCGCGTTGATGCGGGATGCGCAGCTCGGGAAGCAGCTCGTCGTGATCGACGAAAAACTCTGGATGGGCACGTAGATAAGCGGCGACCGCCTCGGCATCGAGGGGCTGCGGCGGGTCCTGGCGCTTGTCGGTCATAGACGAACCTGTCCTTCGTAAACCCGGACGGCGGGTCCGGTCATCATAACCGGCTGCCCAGGCCCTGCCCACTCGAGGGAGAGACGACCGCCGGGTAGCTCGATCTGCAGCGGCGAGTCCATCCAACCCTGGTTGATGGCCGC contains these protein-coding regions:
- a CDS encoding site-specific integrase, coding for MATIEAINFKQHRAVVLDKQVTWSAVQHTNPINSLPQLFWADGKPWREVNLWLMEQALDRDLTLATVDAKAVSLLSYANWLEFSCVDWWHFPVRKADRCLNRYRGFLIKQRGDGHLAPATVTQRMRVAIQLYRWLQTNKIISSDWPLWTERNIGIHVHDVFGFKRAIECVSTDLMIPNRRSTSDRLEDGLLPISANDRDSLLEFSRTHGSQELYLMLLLGFFSGLRIQTISDLKIQTINNALPEPGVSGLYKIHVGPDATPRVATKYNVSGFVWITKSLLERLKQYAYDTRRLKREALADTNNKDLLFLTRFGNPYARRASDKSPAINVELFHLREKARNRQLSVLQNFHFHQSRCTFATELARLAIRVGGAIHAIAIVKEALLHRSESSSLKYIKFLEKSPIKEEAANEFTTEFLGLVSKQDENL
- a CDS encoding DUF484 family protein — protein: MTDKRQDPPQPLDAEAVAAYLRAHPEFFVDHDELLPELRIPHQRGEAVSLVERQVKLLRERNIEMRHRLSQLMDVARDNDRLFDKTRRLVLDLLDAVSLEEVVSAVEDSLRHEFQVPFVSLILFNETPMPVGRWVSSAEAHQAIGGLLAGGKTICGVLRSHELAFLFGEEERENVGSVAVVALTYQGLHGVLAIGSPDPQHYKSSLGTLFLGYIAEVLARVLPRFATPLRSVR
- the sutA gene encoding transcriptional regulator SutA; translation: MSDEDLEQDELEGGAEDEGEELAAADDGADDDGDSDGEPLVKSGKKAKAAVDIDELPSIEAKQKERDALERAMQEFLSRGGKVQEVEPNVVADPPKKPDSKYGSRPI
- a CDS encoding accessory factor UbiK family protein produces the protein MLPPKALLDALSAHASRLFNGDSPLPRSEFETQFKALLQSGFSKLDLVSREEFDSQMAVLARTRARLEALEAKVTELEAKLSPPTE
- a CDS encoding HAD family hydrolase, producing the protein MSIQLVTFDLDDTLWDNRPVIEGAEAAMRDWLTIHAPQLGALPVEHLWAIRSKLLESEPTLKHRLSELRRRTLFHALEGVGYPHQEAMALAEGAFQAMLHARHRITLFAETVPTLELLAGRFILGVITNGNADVRRLGLADYFQFALCAEELGVGKPDPRPFRAALQRAGVAASAAVHIGDHPSDDIQGAREAGMRAIWFNPEHKDWSATERPDAEIHSLAELPAVLRGWAKT
- a CDS encoding secondary thiamine-phosphate synthase enzyme YjbQ, with the translated sequence MWQQSVITLRARPRGFHLVTDEVQAALPELRACRRGLLHLWLQHTSASLTINENADPAVRRDFERFFNRLVPQGTSGYEHDDEGPDDLPAHFKASLLGCQLSLPVADGCLALGWWQGIYLGEHRDHAGSRRVLATLQGETL
- a CDS encoding ammonium transporter, whose translation is MTLRKLAGLGALLSLVTPTLAMAADEVVLNSGDTAWMLTATALVLFMTVPGLALFYGGMVRSKNVLSVMMQCFAITGLISILWVIYGYSIAFDTTGMEQGVINFNSFVGGLSKAFLAGVTPASLTAAFPESVFIVFQMTFAIITPALIVGAFAERMKFSAMLIFMAVWFTLVYAPIAHMVWSGNGGLMWDWGVLDFAGGTVVHINAGVAGLVACLVLGKRKGYPTTPMAPHNLGYTLVGAAMLWIGWFGFNAGSAVAANGTAGMAMLVTQIATAAAALAWMFAEWLTHDKPSALGIASGVVAGLVAITPAAGTVGPMGALVIGLAAGVICFFCATSLKRKLGYDDSLDAFGVHGIGGIVGALLTGVFAAPALGGFGTVEDIAAQVWIQFKGVGFTVVYTAIVTFVILKVIDLVMGLRISEEEETVGLDLAQHNERGYNL
- the glnK gene encoding P-II family nitrogen regulator, which codes for MKLVTAIIKPFKLDDVRESLSEIGVQGITVTEVKGFGRQKGHTELYRGAEYVVDFLPKVKIDVAIADDQLDRVIEAITKAANTGKIGDGKIFVVNLEQAIRIRTGETGTDAI
- the ltrA gene encoding group II intron reverse transcriptase/maturase, giving the protein MPPVGVRVSLNTEMQKFLPEKTVTPSPGQNPRATTDSVQVSTASVAWTKAEPDTLMARVLAPANLKRAYHRVVSNKGAPGADGMTVDELAGYVKQYWPTLKARLLAGEYHPQGVRAVEIPKPKGGTRQLGIPSVVDRLIQQALLQQLTPIFDPLFSDYSYGFRPGRSAHQAIETARAHVAAGHRWCVELDLEKFFDRVSHDVLMAHVQRQVEDKRVLRLIRRYLEAGVMSGGIASRRQEGTPQGGPLSPLLSNILLNELDQELTRRGHRFVRYADDANIYVRSQRSGERVMASVERFLSQRLKLVLNRDKSRVARSWVCDYLGYGMSWHQQPRLRVAPLSLRRLRDRLRGLLRRARGCKMATVIERINPVLRGWAGYFKLSQSKRPLEELDGWVRHKLRCVIWRQWKRPSTRARNLLHLGLSEARAYTSAGNGRGPWWNSGAPHMNQALPKKLWDQLGVVSILDTINGLSRIT